From one Plasmodium yoelii strain 17X genome assembly, chromosome: 12 genomic stretch:
- a CDS encoding PIR protein — translation MNKEVCKRFKNVWDAFPDTLDNNKNYQFNDFVPLNNDCNHNKFSNNYCNNNNNNNFPISYCNDNKIRNDLDKISAGCLYLLDEFIKDCGVVPPPAKNNINIVDYILIWLSYMLNLKISEEEQIITCFYSEYIHGCDRYNTKINEITDYDSYKDLLDKKNDVLNMDSNYVPKFYEAFKSLCNLYNELDDEKKNCKNYLNDNNEFFKKYEKLKNDSDIADKSPYKEILFTLSTDYDNLKNECNDTSSSTSTETLKNSEQRSVESFKQFFAEFGEDLGQEFGQGFGHDSESDSEHFSEVTPSSSSIVSKLIPVLLIFGAIGFFLGISYKYSLFGFRKRSQKQQIKEKLKK, via the exons atgaataaggaagtg TGTAAAAGGTTCAAGAATGTATGGGATGCTTTTCCCGATACATTggacaataataaaaattatcaatttaatgattttgtgcctttaaataatgattgtaatcataataaattttcaaataattattgtaataataataataataataattttccaaTTAGTTAttgtaatgataataaaattcgAAATGATTTGGATAAAATAagtgctggatgtttatatttgttggatGAGTTCATTAAGGATTGTGGTGTGGTTCCCCCTCCTGCAAAAAATAacatcaatattgttgattacattttgatatggttaagttatatgttaaacctgaAAATTAGTGAAGAAGAACAAATTATAACGTGTTTTTATAGTGAATACATACATGGTTGTGATAGGTATAACAcgaaaataaatgaaataactGATTATGATAGTTATAAGGATCttttagataaaaaaaatgatgtgTTGAATATGGATAGTAATTATGTacctaaattttatgaagcatttaaatcattatgtaactTGTATAATGAACttgatgatgaaaaaaaaaattgcaagaattatttgaatgataataatgaattttttaaaaaatatgaaaaacttaAGAATGATTCTGATATTGCTGATAAAAGTccatataaagaaatattgtttactttatcaactgattatgataatttaaaaaatgaatgtaaCGATACTTCATCCTCTACATCGACagaaacattaaaaaattcaGAACAACGTTCTGTAGAAAGttttaaacaattttttgCAGAATTTGGAGAAGATTTGGGACAAGAATTTGGACAAGGATTTGGACACGATTCTGAATCGGATTCTGAACATTTTTCTGAAGTTACaccatcaagttcgtcgatagtaagcaaattaattccagttttattgatatttggtgcaataggattttttttaggaatttcttataag tattcgttatttggatttcggaaacgatctcaaaaacaacaaataaaagaaaagctaaaaaaataa